One Ahaetulla prasina isolate Xishuangbanna chromosome 1, ASM2864084v1, whole genome shotgun sequence DNA window includes the following coding sequences:
- the SDE2 gene encoding splicing regulator SDE2 isoform X2, which translates to MVVLVRNPLSSELQCVTLPAKGWSVEDFLRSWCQAQGLPQDHFYVKYNGRCINSEGVLQDGALYSVEPRLCGGKGGFGSMLRALGAQIEKTTNREACRDLSGRRLRDVNHEKAMAEWVKQQAEREADKEQRRLERLKRKLAEPKHFFTNPDYQQQCHEMAERLEDSVLKGMQASSSTVVSAESSESRKGTADSGTGPPSEKKRCLWLGIEGLDDPSSSETNSDEEDESPGTSERCSTSSGSHISVTDNSNEFPRNSEDSVNCSSGSDEKSEDQTKNAKKDLLEDPNFSKIVANEKPKTTQILKEEKHTNASCSEKAASQLQHGDTASVNLMEFNSVAELEAIGLDKLKCELLALGLKCGGTLQERAERLFSVRGLARDHIDPALFAKPSKGKKK; encoded by the exons ATGGTGGTGTTGGTGAGGAATCCGTTGTCTTCGGAGCTGCAATGTGTGACGTTGCCGGCTAAAGGCTGGTCGGTTGAGGATTTTCTCCGTTCCTGGTGCCAAGCGCAG gGGCTTCCTCAAGATCacttttatgtaaagtataatgGTCGATGTATTAATTCTGAAGGTGTACTACAAGATGGAGCTCTTTACAGCGTGGAACCAAGATTATGTGGTGGAAAAGGAG GTTTTGGATCTATGCTCCGAGCGCTTGGTGCTCAAATTGAGAAGACAACAAACCGAGAGGCTTGCAGAGATCTCAGTGGAAGGAGACTTCGAGATGTTAACCATGAAAAAGC GATGGCCGAATGGGTGAAACAACAAGCAGAACGGGAAGCAGACAAAGAACAAAGGCGTTTAGAAAGACTGAAGCGCAAATTGGCAGaaccaaagcatttttttactaaccCAGATTACCAGCAGCAGTGCCATGAAATGGCAGAGAGACTTGAAGATTCTGTCCTGAAAG GTATGCAAGCTTCTTCCAGCACAGTGGTTTCCGCAGAAAGCAGTGAGAGTCGAAAAGGCACTGCTGATTCTGGAACCGGACCACCATCAGAGAAGAAAAGGTGTTTATG GTTAGGTATAGAAGGGTTGGACGATCCTAGCAGTTCAGAGACTAATAGTGATGAAGAAGATGAATCTCCTGGGACGTCCGAAAGATGCTCCACATCATCTGGCAGCCATATCAGTGTGACTGACAATTCAAATGAGTTTCCCAGGAATTCAGAGGACTCTGTAAATTGCAGTTCAGGCTCTGATGAGAAGTCAGAAGATCAAACAAAGAATGCTAAAAAAGATCTACTAGAAGATCCAAATTTCAGTAAAATTGTAGCCAATGAGAAACCTAAAACAACACAGATTCTGAAAGAAGAAAAGCATACAAATGCCTCATGTAGTGAAAAAGCTGCAAGTCAGCTTCAGCATGGA GATACTGCAAGCGTCAATCTGATGGAATTCAATTCTGTTGCAGAACTGGAAGCCATAGGACTAGACAAACTAAAGTGTGAACTATTGGCCTTGGGACTGAAATGTGGAGGTACTTTACAGGAAAGAGCAGAACGACTTTTTTCAGTGAGAGGTTTGGCTAGAGATCATATTGATCCTGCTTTGTTTGCTAAGCCTTccaaagggaagaaaaaataa
- the SDE2 gene encoding splicing regulator SDE2 isoform X1: protein MQSFLLSPLQLPVTRAASFSLLPPEETERCCSQADIGRKYGVCKPTQHNEVCGRKGGGEGGTERSIAGSQKMVVLVRNPLSSELQCVTLPAKGWSVEDFLRSWCQAQGLPQDHFYVKYNGRCINSEGVLQDGALYSVEPRLCGGKGGFGSMLRALGAQIEKTTNREACRDLSGRRLRDVNHEKAMAEWVKQQAEREADKEQRRLERLKRKLAEPKHFFTNPDYQQQCHEMAERLEDSVLKGMQASSSTVVSAESSESRKGTADSGTGPPSEKKRCLWLGIEGLDDPSSSETNSDEEDESPGTSERCSTSSGSHISVTDNSNEFPRNSEDSVNCSSGSDEKSEDQTKNAKKDLLEDPNFSKIVANEKPKTTQILKEEKHTNASCSEKAASQLQHGDTASVNLMEFNSVAELEAIGLDKLKCELLALGLKCGGTLQERAERLFSVRGLARDHIDPALFAKPSKGKKK, encoded by the exons ATGCAATCATTTCTCCTGTCGCCGTTGCAACTGCCAGTGACTCGAGCCGCTTCATTCTCTCTGTTACCGCCTGAAGAGACCGAGAGATGCTGCTCCCAAGCTGACATTGGCAGAAAATATGGCGTTTGCAAACCAACACAACACAATGAAGTATGTGGGCGCAAGGGCGGTGGGGAGGGAGGAACCGAGCGCTCCATTGCAG GAAGTCAGAAAATGGTGGTGTTGGTGAGGAATCCGTTGTCTTCGGAGCTGCAATGTGTGACGTTGCCGGCTAAAGGCTGGTCGGTTGAGGATTTTCTCCGTTCCTGGTGCCAAGCGCAG gGGCTTCCTCAAGATCacttttatgtaaagtataatgGTCGATGTATTAATTCTGAAGGTGTACTACAAGATGGAGCTCTTTACAGCGTGGAACCAAGATTATGTGGTGGAAAAGGAG GTTTTGGATCTATGCTCCGAGCGCTTGGTGCTCAAATTGAGAAGACAACAAACCGAGAGGCTTGCAGAGATCTCAGTGGAAGGAGACTTCGAGATGTTAACCATGAAAAAGC GATGGCCGAATGGGTGAAACAACAAGCAGAACGGGAAGCAGACAAAGAACAAAGGCGTTTAGAAAGACTGAAGCGCAAATTGGCAGaaccaaagcatttttttactaaccCAGATTACCAGCAGCAGTGCCATGAAATGGCAGAGAGACTTGAAGATTCTGTCCTGAAAG GTATGCAAGCTTCTTCCAGCACAGTGGTTTCCGCAGAAAGCAGTGAGAGTCGAAAAGGCACTGCTGATTCTGGAACCGGACCACCATCAGAGAAGAAAAGGTGTTTATG GTTAGGTATAGAAGGGTTGGACGATCCTAGCAGTTCAGAGACTAATAGTGATGAAGAAGATGAATCTCCTGGGACGTCCGAAAGATGCTCCACATCATCTGGCAGCCATATCAGTGTGACTGACAATTCAAATGAGTTTCCCAGGAATTCAGAGGACTCTGTAAATTGCAGTTCAGGCTCTGATGAGAAGTCAGAAGATCAAACAAAGAATGCTAAAAAAGATCTACTAGAAGATCCAAATTTCAGTAAAATTGTAGCCAATGAGAAACCTAAAACAACACAGATTCTGAAAGAAGAAAAGCATACAAATGCCTCATGTAGTGAAAAAGCTGCAAGTCAGCTTCAGCATGGA GATACTGCAAGCGTCAATCTGATGGAATTCAATTCTGTTGCAGAACTGGAAGCCATAGGACTAGACAAACTAAAGTGTGAACTATTGGCCTTGGGACTGAAATGTGGAGGTACTTTACAGGAAAGAGCAGAACGACTTTTTTCAGTGAGAGGTTTGGCTAGAGATCATATTGATCCTGCTTTGTTTGCTAAGCCTTccaaagggaagaaaaaataa